The following are encoded together in the Triticum dicoccoides isolate Atlit2015 ecotype Zavitan chromosome 6B, WEW_v2.0, whole genome shotgun sequence genome:
- the LOC119323229 gene encoding calcium sensing receptor, chloroplastic-like produces MAFTPTSVSATLAPSAPPPPAATKGTPRRAPWNAAPLAAAAASSTAALMAATPAARAAALSKEDVAGSFTKVVDTVDVVIGVGGKVAEQSFVVLRALGEAAKPALPVLQNAGEQALKLASPVVSDASRQATEALQGAGVDLAPFQSAFKTVADAAQPAIGAAKPIASETVQTIGSLEGTDYVVAAGAAFLAYLLLPPAWSLLSYGLRGYKGDLSPAQALDMVTSQGYLIIDVRSENDKAKAGVPQLPSNAKNKIIALPLEELPNKIKGMVRNAKRAEAEIAALKISYLKRIGKGSNIVVMDSYGDNSKIVAKTLNSVGFKNCWVMAGGFSGGKGWAQSRLGTDSYNLSVVEVVKPSRVIPAAAERFVTVSSTSTPSRTTRKLLPGNVDS; encoded by the exons ATGGCCTTTACCCCCACGTCGGTGTCGGCCACCCTGGCgccgtcggctcctcctcctccggcggccaCCAAGGGCACGCCCCGCCGGGCGCCATGGAATGCCGCGCCGCTGGCCGCGGCGGCTGCCTCGTCGACGGCTGCATTGATGGCCGCGACGCCCGCGGCGCGCGCCGCGGCGTTGTCCAAGGAGGACGTCGCCGGGTCGTTCACCAAG GTGGTGGACACGGTGGACGTGGTGATCGGCGTCGGCGGCAAGGTGGCCGAGCAGTCCTTTGTCGTGCTCAGGGCGCTGGGCGAGGCCGCGAAGCCGGCGCTGCCGGTGCTGCAGAACGCCGGCGAGCAGGCCCTGAAGCTCGCCTCGCCGGTGGTCTCCGACGCCTCCAGGCAGGCCACGGAGGCGCTCCAgggcgccggcgtcgaccttgcCCCCTTCCAGTCTGCTTTCAAG ACGGTCGCAGATGCGGCGCAGCCGGCCATCGGCGCCGCGAAGCCGATCGCGTCCGAGACCGTGCAGACCATCGGGTCCCTGGAAGGCACGGACTACGTCGTGGCCGCCGGAGCCGCGTTCCTCGCGTACCTGCTCCTGCCGCCGGCCTGGTCCCTGCTCTCATACGGCCTACGCGGCTACAAAG GTGACCTGAGCCCAGCTCAAGCTCTGGACATGGTCACCTCTCAAGGTTACCTTATCATCGACGTGCGAAGCGAGAACGACAAGGCCAAAGCCGGCGTGCCGCAGCTCCCCTCCAACGCAAAGAACAAGATCATCGCTCTGCC GCTCGAAGAACTTCCGAACAAGATAAAGGGAATGGTGCGCAATGCAAAGCGAGCCGAGGCGGAGATCGCCGCGCTGAAGATCTCCTACCTCAAGAGGATCGGCAAGGGCTCCAACATCGTCGTCATGGACTC GTACGGTGACAACTCCAAGATTGTGGCCAAGACACTCAACAGCGTGGGGTTCAAGAACTGCTGGGTCATGGCCGGCGGCTTCTCCGGCGGGAAAGGGTGGGCGCAGAGCCGCCTTGGGACGGACTCCTACAACCTCTCCGTTGTCGAAGTCGTCAAGCCGTCACGGGTGATTCCAGCGGCCGCTGAACGGTTCGTGACGGTCTCGTCGACTTCAACTCCCTCCAGGACGACTCGCAAGCTTCTTCCTGGGAATGTGGACAGCTGA